From the Opitutia bacterium genome, one window contains:
- the neuB gene encoding N-acetylneuraminate synthase produces the protein MQIGGRRVGGGQPCFVIAEAGVNHNGDLALARELVRVAARAGADAVKFQTFRAAQLATADAPKAGYQKAATAPEETQQEMLRKLELSDAAHHELKALCAEHGIMFMSSPFDESCADFLHALGVDALKVPSGEITNTPYLTHLARLGVPLILSTGMATLEEVRAAVAAVARGGPVSLALLHCVSNYPAAPAGCNLRAMATMQREFGVPVGFSDHTLGIEVALAAVALGACVVEKHFTLDRSMPGPDHPASLDPAQLAEFVGAIRRVESALGDGIKAPLPSEAETAAVARKSVVAACDIAVGTKIRAEMLVCRRPGTGMPPSRLEELVGRSARVAIAAGSLLREDLVS, from the coding sequence ATGCAAATCGGCGGGCGTCGAGTGGGGGGGGGCCAACCGTGCTTTGTCATCGCCGAGGCGGGCGTTAATCACAATGGCGACCTCGCGCTGGCGCGGGAACTCGTTCGCGTGGCCGCTCGGGCCGGCGCGGACGCCGTGAAGTTCCAGACTTTTCGTGCGGCCCAGCTTGCCACGGCGGACGCGCCGAAAGCAGGTTACCAGAAGGCGGCGACCGCACCGGAGGAAACGCAGCAGGAAATGCTGCGCAAACTGGAGCTCTCCGATGCCGCGCACCACGAACTCAAGGCGTTGTGTGCAGAGCACGGCATCATGTTCATGTCCTCGCCGTTCGACGAGAGCTGCGCGGACTTCTTGCATGCACTCGGGGTGGATGCCCTCAAGGTGCCGTCCGGCGAAATCACAAACACGCCTTACCTGACCCATCTGGCGCGGCTCGGCGTCCCGCTAATCCTCTCCACCGGAATGGCGACGTTGGAGGAAGTCCGCGCCGCGGTTGCGGCGGTGGCGCGTGGCGGCCCCGTGTCGCTGGCACTGCTGCACTGCGTGAGCAACTACCCCGCTGCCCCGGCGGGATGCAATTTGCGGGCGATGGCGACGATGCAGCGTGAATTTGGAGTTCCTGTCGGGTTTTCGGATCACACCTTGGGCATCGAGGTCGCGCTGGCAGCCGTCGCGTTGGGGGCATGCGTCGTCGAGAAGCATTTCACGCTCGATCGTTCCATGCCCGGTCCCGATCACCCAGCTTCGCTCGATCCGGCGCAGCTGGCCGAATTTGTTGGCGCGATCCGTCGGGTGGAATCGGCGCTCGGCGACGGCATCAAGGCACCTTTGCCGTCCGAAGCCGAGACTGCGGCGGTGGCACGGAAAAGCGTGGTCGCCGCCTGCGATATCGCGGTGGGCACGAAGATCCGTGCGGAGATGCTGGTTTGCCGTCGCCCAGGCACGGGGATGCCTCCCTCGCGCTTGGAAGAGTTGGTCGGTCGGAGCGCGCGGGTTGCGATCGCCGCCGGCAGCCTGTTGCGTGAGGACCTGGTCTCATGA
- a CDS encoding SDR family oxidoreductase, translated as MSSSPVLLTELSSLRGRVALVTGGAGHLGCAAAETLAELGAAVVIVDLDATRCAGVADALRSRFGVPALGLAADLARERDVRGIAPRVATEFGRLDVLINCAALVGTSGLKGWAVPFLQQDVDTWRQALEVNLTAPFTLVQTCTELLRRNGKGSVINISSIYGVVGPDWSLYEGTSLGNPAAYGASKGGLGQLTRWLATTLGPEVRVNTIVPGGIARGQAPSFVERYVRKVPLGRMATEQDFKGVIAFLASDLSAYVTGQEICIDGGFTAW; from the coding sequence ATGAGTTCATCGCCGGTTTTACTCACGGAACTTTCATCTCTGCGGGGACGAGTTGCCCTCGTGACCGGCGGAGCTGGCCATCTGGGTTGCGCGGCGGCAGAAACGCTCGCGGAACTCGGTGCGGCGGTGGTGATAGTCGACTTGGATGCTACACGCTGCGCCGGCGTCGCGGATGCCCTGCGGAGCCGGTTCGGCGTTCCGGCGCTGGGACTCGCCGCAGACTTGGCGCGGGAGCGGGACGTCCGGGGCATCGCGCCGCGGGTGGCGACGGAATTCGGGCGCCTTGATGTGCTGATCAATTGCGCGGCACTGGTTGGCACTTCGGGCCTGAAGGGGTGGGCGGTGCCATTCCTGCAGCAGGACGTTGATACGTGGCGGCAGGCGCTTGAGGTCAACCTCACTGCACCTTTCACGCTCGTGCAGACCTGCACCGAGTTGCTGCGGCGCAACGGCAAAGGATCCGTGATCAACATCAGTTCGATTTACGGCGTCGTCGGACCCGACTGGTCTCTTTATGAAGGCACTTCGCTGGGAAATCCCGCCGCCTACGGCGCCTCGAAGGGCGGTTTGGGGCAGTTGACGCGTTGGCTCGCCACTACGCTTGGACCAGAGGTGCGCGTGAACACGATCGTCCCCGGTGGCATCGCTCGGGGACAGGCGCCCTCCTTCGTGGAACGATACGTCCGGAAGGTGCCGTTGGGCCGCATGGCGACCGAGCAGGATTTCAAAGGCGTGATCGCGTTCCTGGCCAGCGATCTCTCCGCCTATGTCACCGGGCAGGAAATCTGCATCGATGGAGGCTTCACGGCATGGTAA
- a CDS encoding Gfo/Idh/MocA family oxidoreductase, with amino-acid sequence MAGYGSIGKRHLGNLRQMFPRAEIAVLRSGVAEGDSAPPPGADHVFYDFDLVRAFAPLAAIVATPATHHVELTRRLLAIGCHVLLEKPIAATPDAVPEMIAEARQFGRVLMIGYNLVFTPAMAAFREAVGSGMAGQPLCIRAEVGQYLPDWRPGSDYRRGASARHDLGGGVLLELSHELHYLGWIFGRVEWVQATVQRSGTLELEVEDLALLNLGFAEGAVASVQLDFLQRTYSRFCKVVGSAGTLLWDATQQAVFFFPPNEKRGREVFRETDADRNGAYLRELAHFFDCVRNNTRPMVDADDGWAVLRVIDAARASASEGKRIVL; translated from the coding sequence GTGGCCGGTTACGGCAGTATCGGCAAGAGGCACCTCGGCAATCTGCGTCAGATGTTTCCGCGGGCCGAAATTGCGGTCCTGCGCAGCGGCGTGGCAGAGGGAGATTCGGCGCCCCCGCCGGGCGCGGATCACGTCTTCTACGACTTCGACCTCGTCCGTGCGTTTGCCCCGCTGGCGGCGATCGTTGCGACGCCGGCCACCCATCACGTCGAGCTGACCCGCCGCCTGCTGGCGATCGGTTGCCACGTGCTCTTGGAAAAGCCGATCGCGGCCACACCGGATGCGGTGCCCGAAATGATCGCGGAGGCCCGGCAGTTTGGCCGCGTGCTCATGATCGGCTACAATCTTGTTTTCACGCCCGCGATGGCGGCATTCCGCGAAGCCGTCGGTTCAGGGATGGCCGGGCAGCCGCTGTGCATCCGCGCGGAAGTCGGCCAATACCTGCCCGACTGGCGACCCGGCAGCGACTACCGGCGCGGCGCCAGCGCGCGGCACGACTTGGGCGGAGGAGTGTTACTCGAGCTCAGCCACGAATTGCACTATCTGGGCTGGATCTTCGGGCGCGTCGAGTGGGTCCAAGCCACCGTCCAGCGGAGCGGCACGCTCGAGTTGGAAGTCGAGGACCTCGCCCTGCTCAACCTCGGCTTTGCCGAGGGAGCGGTGGCGAGCGTGCAGCTCGATTTTCTTCAACGGACCTACAGCCGGTTCTGCAAGGTCGTCGGTTCGGCCGGAACTTTGCTCTGGGATGCAACCCAGCAGGCAGTCTTTTTTTTCCCGCCAAACGAAAAACGAGGACGGGAGGTTTTTCGGGAGACGGACGCCGACCGGAATGGCGCCTACCTGCGGGAGCTGGCACATTTTTTCGATTGCGTGCGGAACAACACGCGGCCGATGGTCGACGCCGACGATGGTTGGGCGGTTTTGCGCGTGATCGACGCGGCCCGGGCCAGCGCCAGCGAAGGCAAGAGGATCGTCTTATGA
- a CDS encoding thiamine pyrophosphate-binding protein, producing the protein MIKLSDYVMELLASRGIDTFFTVSGGGIMHLLDSLGSNQRLRYYCNYHEQASAIAAEGWARVANRPAGCLVTLGPGAVNALAGVVGAWFDSVPMVVLTGQVRRDLIADYSKIRQMGPQEGPTVNLVAPVTKYAKTILDPLTIRYEVEKALWLAVNGRPGPVWIDIPLDVQGAQIDETQLRGFDPAEMGEPWDRAALQAKVAEVLSWLVASRRPVLVGGTGIRMGGAHELFLQVAETLGLPVVLPYTAKDLIPEAHPLNFGIFGTAGQRRANFAVQNCDLVLSCASGFSLSKVGFNFKGFAPKGRKVMVDVDPGQLHHQVIKPDLPVLADVRAFLEELLRQAQGRRFEFSPRWLPACQRWRERYPIIVPEFLQDTGHVNSYVFMDKLADHMKERDVVVAGNGLDTVTYYQSFKVKPGQRTMTSNNWGSMGWDLPLSIGACIANERRPTVCVTGDGSIQWNIQELLFLQHHRLPVKVFVFNNRGYSSIRATQNAFFNGRYVGADLASGVANPDFAKLADAYGIAYFRIDGHGDLDQIIPRVLATAGPALCEVKIAIEQGISPKASAFRRADGTLESRPLEDMAPFLPREEIHENMHQFDDETPGP; encoded by the coding sequence ATGATAAAACTTTCCGACTACGTCATGGAGTTGCTCGCTTCGCGCGGCATCGACACGTTCTTCACCGTTTCGGGCGGCGGCATTATGCATCTGCTGGACTCGCTGGGGTCCAATCAGCGCCTGCGCTACTACTGTAACTATCACGAACAGGCGTCCGCCATCGCCGCCGAGGGCTGGGCGCGCGTCGCGAATCGTCCCGCCGGCTGCCTCGTCACGCTCGGGCCCGGTGCGGTCAATGCCCTCGCGGGTGTCGTCGGCGCGTGGTTTGACTCGGTGCCGATGGTCGTGCTGACGGGCCAGGTGCGGCGCGACCTGATCGCCGATTATTCCAAGATTCGCCAGATGGGGCCGCAGGAGGGACCGACGGTCAACCTCGTCGCGCCGGTCACAAAATATGCGAAGACGATCCTCGATCCGCTGACGATCCGCTACGAAGTCGAGAAGGCGCTCTGGCTGGCGGTCAATGGTCGCCCGGGCCCGGTGTGGATCGACATTCCCCTCGATGTGCAGGGCGCGCAAATCGACGAGACGCAGTTGCGCGGATTCGACCCCGCGGAGATGGGCGAGCCATGGGATCGGGCGGCGCTGCAGGCGAAGGTTGCCGAAGTGCTCTCTTGGCTCGTGGCGTCGCGTCGCCCGGTGCTCGTCGGCGGCACCGGCATCCGCATGGGCGGCGCGCACGAACTTTTCCTGCAAGTCGCGGAGACGCTGGGCCTGCCGGTGGTGCTGCCCTACACGGCCAAGGACCTCATTCCCGAAGCGCACCCGTTGAACTTCGGCATCTTCGGCACCGCCGGGCAGCGCCGGGCCAACTTCGCCGTGCAGAACTGCGACCTCGTGCTCAGCTGCGCCTCGGGCTTCTCGCTGAGCAAGGTGGGCTTCAACTTCAAGGGCTTCGCGCCCAAGGGGCGCAAGGTGATGGTCGACGTGGACCCGGGCCAGCTGCACCACCAGGTGATTAAGCCGGACCTGCCGGTCCTCGCCGACGTGCGAGCGTTCCTGGAGGAGTTGCTCCGCCAAGCGCAGGGGCGTCGCTTCGAGTTTTCGCCACGGTGGCTGCCCGCTTGCCAACGCTGGCGCGAGCGCTACCCGATCATCGTGCCGGAATTTTTGCAGGACACCGGCCACGTGAACAGCTATGTGTTCATGGACAAGCTCGCGGACCACATGAAGGAGCGCGACGTGGTCGTCGCGGGGAACGGGCTCGACACGGTGACCTACTACCAATCGTTTAAGGTCAAACCCGGACAACGGACGATGACCAGCAACAACTGGGGCTCGATGGGGTGGGATCTGCCGCTTTCCATCGGAGCATGTATCGCGAACGAGCGCCGGCCCACGGTGTGCGTCACGGGTGATGGCAGCATCCAGTGGAACATCCAGGAGCTGCTCTTCCTGCAGCATCATCGCCTGCCGGTGAAGGTTTTTGTCTTCAACAATCGGGGATACTCGAGCATTCGCGCCACGCAAAACGCGTTCTTCAACGGGCGCTATGTCGGCGCGGACCTCGCGTCCGGAGTGGCGAACCCCGACTTTGCGAAACTGGCCGACGCCTACGGCATCGCCTATTTCCGTATCGATGGTCACGGGGATCTCGATCAGATCATCCCGCGCGTGCTGGCGACCGCCGGTCCCGCCCTCTGCGAGGTGAAGATCGCGATCGAGCAGGGCATCTCGCCCAAGGCCTCCGCGTTCCGCCGGGCGGACGGGACGCTCGAGTCGCGTCCGTTGGAGGACATGGCGCCGTTTCTCCCGCGCGAGGAAATCCACGAGAACATGCATCAGTTCGACGACGAAACGCCGGGACCATGA
- a CDS encoding NAD(P)-dependent oxidoreductase yields MRPLASNDLEEILQRTRPLWEEVRGARLFLTGGTGFFGCWLTESFLHANRRLGLGASLVVLTRDRDRFAAKAPHLAAAGEIQLLVGDAKGFPLPAGAFDFACHVATETRPNYEAVSAAEMLTSNLAGTQRFLEFVVASGVRKFLFTSSGAAYGAQPAEIEHLREDHPFAPDAMSPAAAYGESKRASEVLCAAASVPGVREGKVARCFAFVGPHLPLDANYAIGNFLNDALAGRTLRIGGDGTPRRSYLYAGDLAIWLWTILLRGTSGRAYNVGAAQHYSIREIAEIVRAEVAPGQDINVARAAVPGAPVSRYVPDTRRAREELGLDEWVALPEAIRRTAAWHRADGGFPQ; encoded by the coding sequence ATGCGGCCGCTCGCCAGCAACGATCTTGAGGAAATCCTCCAGCGCACCCGGCCGCTGTGGGAAGAGGTGCGCGGAGCGCGGCTGTTCCTCACCGGAGGCACCGGTTTTTTTGGCTGCTGGCTCACGGAATCGTTTTTGCACGCGAATCGCCGCCTCGGCTTGGGCGCTTCGCTGGTGGTGCTCACGCGCGATCGCGACCGCTTTGCCGCCAAGGCCCCGCATCTGGCGGCGGCGGGGGAAATCCAGCTGCTGGTCGGCGACGCCAAGGGCTTTCCACTGCCGGCTGGCGCGTTTGATTTTGCCTGCCATGTCGCGACGGAAACCCGGCCCAACTACGAAGCGGTGAGCGCGGCGGAAATGCTCACCAGCAATCTCGCGGGAACGCAGCGCTTTCTTGAGTTTGTCGTCGCGAGCGGCGTCCGAAAATTCCTGTTCACCAGCTCTGGCGCGGCTTACGGGGCCCAGCCGGCCGAGATCGAGCATCTCCGCGAAGACCACCCGTTCGCTCCTGATGCGATGAGTCCTGCGGCGGCCTACGGCGAGAGCAAGCGCGCCTCCGAGGTGCTATGTGCGGCGGCCAGCGTGCCCGGCGTCCGCGAAGGCAAGGTCGCGCGCTGCTTCGCTTTCGTCGGGCCGCACCTGCCGCTCGATGCGAACTATGCGATCGGCAATTTCCTGAACGATGCCCTGGCCGGTCGCACCCTCCGGATCGGAGGCGACGGCACGCCGCGCCGCTCCTATCTCTACGCGGGCGACTTGGCGATCTGGCTCTGGACCATTCTACTGCGGGGCACGAGCGGGCGCGCCTACAACGTCGGCGCCGCGCAACATTACTCAATTCGTGAGATCGCGGAAATCGTGCGCGCGGAGGTGGCTCCCGGGCAGGACATCAACGTGGCGCGCGCCGCGGTGCCTGGGGCGCCGGTGAGCCGCTACGTGCCCGACACCCGCCGCGCCCGGGAGGAGCTCGGGCTTGACGAATGGGTGGCGCTGCCCGAAGCCATCCGGCGAACCGCCGCCTGGCACCGGGCCGACGGAGGATTTCCCCAATGA
- the rfbH gene encoding lipopolysaccharide biosynthesis protein RfbH, with the protein MNSPSSLAEKKAEILRLVREYSATAHAHLRPGREAPRATSHGFRPGEDVVPYAGRVFTEDEVEAAIGTTLDFWLTLGVEGEAFEHELAGFLGVKHTLLVNSGSSANLVALATLTSHKLPPAKRIMPGDEVITVAAGFPTTVAPIVQLGAVPVFIDNDPVTGNARVDRLEAAYVPGRSKAVMMAHTLGNPFDLGEVLAFCRRHDLWLIEDNCDALGCTYSLPIERAQTLGFTENSPGIPSDGRTITRYTGTWGDISTQSFYPPHHLTMGEGGAVNIVHRPPLKTYAESFRDWGRDCWCASGKDNTCHKRFGWQLGELPEGYDHKYIYSHLGYNLKPLDPQAAIGRQQLRKLPAFIEARKRNWEHLRAGLAGLEDRLDFSLPTHATEWTARGFSWDATGARTDCSWFGFMLRVRPNAGFTRTDLARHLDEKKIGNRMLFGGNLLRQPVFVQLKRDRPQAFRVVGGVEGADEIMNTAVFVGTYPGLTVPMLDHMVETIRNFCRR; encoded by the coding sequence ATGAATTCCCCCTCATCCTTGGCGGAAAAGAAAGCCGAGATACTGCGCCTCGTGCGAGAGTATAGCGCAACAGCCCATGCTCATTTGCGCCCCGGGCGCGAGGCGCCGAGGGCGACGAGCCACGGGTTCAGGCCGGGCGAGGACGTCGTTCCCTACGCGGGGCGCGTCTTCACCGAGGACGAGGTGGAGGCGGCCATCGGCACGACCCTCGATTTCTGGCTGACGCTCGGCGTCGAGGGCGAAGCATTCGAGCACGAGCTTGCCGGCTTCCTCGGCGTGAAGCATACGCTGCTGGTCAACTCCGGCTCGTCGGCCAATCTCGTCGCGCTCGCGACGCTCACCAGCCACAAGCTTCCGCCGGCCAAACGAATCATGCCGGGCGACGAGGTGATCACCGTCGCGGCGGGCTTTCCCACCACCGTCGCTCCGATCGTCCAGCTCGGCGCGGTCCCGGTGTTCATCGACAATGATCCCGTCACGGGCAACGCGCGGGTCGATCGGTTGGAGGCTGCATACGTGCCGGGGCGCTCCAAGGCGGTGATGATGGCGCACACGCTCGGCAATCCCTTCGATCTCGGCGAGGTGCTCGCCTTCTGCCGCCGCCACGATTTGTGGCTGATCGAGGACAACTGCGACGCGTTGGGCTGCACTTATTCGCTGCCGATCGAACGCGCGCAGACGCTCGGCTTCACTGAGAATTCGCCGGGCATACCATCCGACGGCCGCACGATCACCCGCTACACCGGCACTTGGGGCGACATTTCCACGCAATCATTCTATCCCCCGCATCACCTGACGATGGGCGAGGGCGGCGCGGTCAACATCGTGCATCGTCCGCCGCTCAAGACCTACGCGGAAAGTTTCCGCGACTGGGGCCGCGACTGCTGGTGCGCGAGCGGGAAGGACAATACCTGCCACAAGCGCTTCGGCTGGCAGCTCGGTGAGCTGCCCGAAGGCTACGACCACAAATACATCTACAGCCACCTCGGCTACAATCTGAAGCCTCTTGACCCCCAGGCGGCGATCGGTCGGCAGCAGTTGCGCAAGCTCCCCGCGTTCATCGAGGCGCGGAAGCGCAACTGGGAGCACCTGCGGGCCGGCCTTGCCGGGCTCGAAGATCGCCTCGATTTCTCCCTTCCGACCCACGCGACCGAGTGGACGGCCCGCGGTTTCTCCTGGGATGCCACGGGAGCTCGCACCGATTGCTCGTGGTTCGGCTTCATGCTGCGGGTGCGGCCGAACGCCGGCTTCACACGCACCGATCTCGCGCGCCATCTCGACGAGAAGAAAATCGGCAACCGCATGCTCTTTGGCGGCAATTTGCTCCGCCAGCCGGTCTTCGTGCAGCTCAAGCGGGATCGGCCGCAGGCGTTTCGCGTCGTGGGCGGAGTGGAGGGGGCCGACGAGATCATGAATACTGCGGTGTTCGTCGGCACCTATCCGGGGCTCACCGTGCCGATGCTCGACCATATGGTCGAGACGATCCGCAATTTCTGCCGGCGCTGA
- the rfbG gene encoding CDP-glucose 4,6-dehydratase — translation MFHDFYRGRKVFVTGHTGFKGSWLCEWLLLLGAEVTGYSLPAENGSLFAQLGLATRIGRHIEADIRDPARLAAEMTACAPDVVFHLAAQPLVRLSYAHPVETYATNVMGTVHVLSATRQLTHPCTVVVVTTDKCYENREWVHSYREEDSMGGWDPYSSSKGCAELVVSAFRRSYFPALASTVRLASARAGNVIGGGDWALDRIVPDCVRSLKAGDPIPVRNKVATRPWQHVLEPLSGYLLLGARLATAEGREREILASAFNLGPAMTSNRTVADLVAEILRHWPGRWEDRSDPHAVHEAKLLNLATDKAYHHLGWQPVWPFAEAIEQTVTWYRQDHEKTVAAPALTRGQIQRYAEAAGALSLSWTQ, via the coding sequence ATGTTCCACGATTTCTATCGCGGCAGGAAGGTGTTCGTCACCGGACACACCGGCTTCAAGGGCAGCTGGCTGTGCGAATGGTTGCTGCTGCTCGGCGCGGAGGTGACCGGCTACAGTCTTCCGGCGGAAAACGGTTCGCTGTTCGCTCAGCTGGGCTTGGCCACGCGTATTGGCCGTCACATCGAAGCCGATATTCGCGATCCTGCGCGGCTTGCGGCCGAGATGACGGCGTGCGCGCCGGACGTTGTCTTCCACCTCGCTGCGCAGCCGCTCGTGCGCCTCTCCTACGCGCACCCGGTCGAGACGTATGCCACCAATGTGATGGGAACCGTTCACGTGTTATCGGCGACGCGGCAGCTGACACACCCATGCACTGTCGTCGTCGTTACCACGGACAAATGCTACGAGAATCGTGAATGGGTTCATAGCTACCGCGAGGAGGATTCGATGGGGGGCTGGGATCCCTACAGTTCGAGCAAGGGCTGCGCAGAATTGGTTGTGAGTGCTTTCCGCCGCTCCTATTTCCCCGCCCTCGCGTCCACGGTTCGGCTCGCGAGCGCGCGGGCGGGCAATGTCATCGGCGGCGGCGACTGGGCGCTCGACCGGATCGTGCCGGATTGCGTTCGCAGCCTGAAGGCGGGCGATCCGATCCCCGTGCGCAACAAGGTTGCTACGCGGCCCTGGCAGCACGTCCTGGAGCCGCTCAGCGGCTATCTTTTACTCGGCGCCCGACTCGCCACCGCCGAAGGACGCGAACGCGAAATCCTGGCTTCCGCCTTCAACCTCGGCCCTGCGATGACCTCCAACCGCACCGTGGCGGACCTCGTCGCCGAGATCTTGCGACATTGGCCGGGGCGCTGGGAAGACCGGAGCGATCCGCATGCGGTGCACGAGGCGAAGCTTCTGAATCTCGCCACCGATAAAGCCTACCATCATCTCGGCTGGCAGCCGGTCTGGCCATTCGCCGAGGCGATTGAGCAGACCGTGACGTGGTATCGGCAGGATCACGAAAAAACCGTCGCCGCGCCCGCGCTGACGCGCGGACAGATCCAGCGTTACGCGGAGGCTGCGGGCGCACTTTCACTTTCCTGGACACAATGA
- the rfbF gene encoding glucose-1-phosphate cytidylyltransferase gives MKVVILCGGKGTRLREETEYRPKPMVPVGNRPILWHIMKIYAAFGHRDFILCLGYKGEMIKDFFRNYQWHTCDATLSLGRGTKVTFNNRHTEENWKVTLAETGENAMTAYRIRQIKRYIGRDQTFLLTYGDGVGNVDIAATIRQHRQSKAVCTMTAVHPPGRFGELSLDVAQRVVGFNEKPQTVGGYINGGFMVCDRAIFDYLPDDPGMMLEQQPMKELTRDGKLGAYLHEGFWQPMDTFQEFTLLNRLWEGGEAPWKIW, from the coding sequence CGAAGAAACCGAGTATCGGCCGAAGCCGATGGTCCCGGTGGGGAATCGGCCGATCTTGTGGCACATTATGAAAATCTACGCGGCTTTTGGCCACCGGGATTTCATCCTTTGCCTCGGCTACAAGGGCGAAATGATCAAGGATTTCTTTCGCAACTACCAGTGGCACACATGCGACGCCACCTTGTCGCTCGGTCGCGGGACAAAAGTGACTTTCAACAACCGCCACACCGAGGAAAATTGGAAGGTGACACTGGCGGAAACTGGCGAAAACGCCATGACCGCCTACCGGATCCGCCAGATCAAAAGATATATTGGGCGCGACCAGACATTCCTCCTCACCTACGGCGACGGCGTGGGCAACGTGGACATTGCCGCGACGATCCGGCAACACCGCCAATCCAAGGCGGTGTGCACCATGACCGCAGTGCACCCCCCAGGGCGGTTCGGCGAGCTGTCGCTCGACGTTGCGCAGCGGGTGGTGGGCTTCAACGAAAAGCCCCAGACGGTGGGGGGCTATATCAACGGCGGTTTCATGGTCTGTGACCGCGCTATCTTCGATTATCTGCCGGACGACCCCGGCATGATGCTCGAGCAGCAACCGATGAAGGAGCTTACGCGCGACGGCAAACTCGGCGCCTACCTGCACGAGGGTTTTTGGCAGCCGATGGACACGTTCCAGGAATTCACGCTGCTCAACCGCCTCTGGGAGGGTGGAGAGGCGCCGTGGAAGATCTGGTGA